From one Nothobranchius furzeri strain GRZ-AD chromosome 2, NfurGRZ-RIMD1, whole genome shotgun sequence genomic stretch:
- the fndc1 gene encoding fibronectin type III domain-containing protein 1 isoform X2 gives MALVARRTLIALFVTFCASRCGWAADKPLRPQNGKQTAVNKVLRETWQPSIHLDGRPVDGFAMSSSKPTRSHRFTKVSKDSRSHLLEDVDPELIKLDGFAVLVNTPVSNTSAGLLKSSQTTARNRSSAWRTRRVDRTAHPAGATFTRTHRRAPQSSSGPRQPERAVEGAPPLERRRQHQTKPQADQRNRYTPKISSESVHVVSLQAQKAQGQSAPSNRAVTTKTQIPEPPEYEARDISVRVMSPKSVLISWVDPAVEMGKVDPGTSRSYTVKFREKGESARWEYKESTQRRMMIDTLSADGMYEFSIRISQGEKHSKWSVSVFQRTPESAPSGPPENFEVKPLRGKGTAVTATWDPPEEPNGRIREYILSYAPAMRPFGMKSVTYRGSTTTATIDGLTQGERYIFKIRATNRRGMGPQSKAFSVAMPQANRATSSFSKSKDTQRTTHPSSKQDTDNPNFQSKEKPEEPTTTPKSHHASNASRRARPLSQTRSYHSIFSSVRGSVRNGVNRVSTRPRAKEDEEQEHDKVPTTPPPAEETTTMEVVPEPEQLDNDVSLLSEDEVDFIKEPLSTETPSLKVFTPSPTKPVLQSPKRPNRRPVKIRVHQKAGSKDTSSSSSSSPSTTSSFSSSHTQDVSVSRKDHVDITYPETRNIYNKSNTTLVKSSSTGQKDISSHKTGATPVGTSSSSAESSSSSGSKYGFGRRQPGILFRGNFTRLLNGHKPTVNTQFKPIRTQSQVTLNTLSSAKSQSTLPERTQHHETSDGLDPTRSPSRSSLDSHATSDSNDSDQSLPGSHGTKTSLDTSSTSSTSQSSTSHRSTVDTQGASESAPRRTSHSSATLHTAQSSHASLDGRASFREGNGDMIYKHVEHTEPKHEEQILNSKDHVKEEDEDKRKVETTNRKTISSRTRISSSFAEKFPWLASRYPGKFSTSTRTSTTRQNGRTPWTNWVSSSVGAGRPLLVGAPTKVPGATGTSGVSLKQETKEDLRTSSKYDSSKNSVGVSTVKPALNNPSTDTSDARNPPIFSSSATSTSFKSGSNPLREPTGDPIHKEISNSGDHNKENLSTRVREGNGKIPDHKAAHTNFTSTLVVHRNGDDEKVDTRDISSRTSTGVNSSQRRFGVGMNGRVRSSLLTNRQFGGSRLPVRQVQNSRLGGATSSSFDSSSSVNVPKPVLNSEQDASSDSKATRTWGGNSHAASSTSRDSLRTQGTRSRYPIIRGKPNNGGGFKPSNGNAGKIGQSNLTDKEITSSRGTSKASGQKFITGPDGSKWVIDLERGILMNQDGKVLQDSQGKPKRVVLGEDGRTIFDHMGSPLVSQEGIALFGHGRDSQPVINPKDKFLTVGGKPVLGLDLLRPRTSVVTTTKAPTTTVEPTTIEWTTEEFTTGLPYPTCPSGTFSKTDEYGYPILDPEGILDCYPEESSGMEMDHMPTVSMVPDALALEKEEMFVHTTLLPTTTTTTTTTTSTTTTVPTPEPHNQSPNRGPSSEFDLSGKKRFTAPYVNYIQKDPGAPCSLTEALEFLQVDILGDVIEKDSMALNQNQPPKNKPQNLTVVAMEGCHSFIILDWARPLKDDMVSGYMVHSASYDDVLNNRWSTRASSGTHLPVENLKPNSRYYFKVQAKNVFGLGPFSETLTYVTESDDPFLIERPPGGEPIWIPFTFKYNPIHSSCKGSQYVKRTWYRKFVGVVLCNSLRYKIFMGDGLREPFYSIGDSLGQGEDHCQFVDSYRDGRTGPVDFSNNLPSAQGYYRAYRQEPVTFGVVGRRTAYPFVGWYECGVPIPGKW, from the exons GGTTGTTGAAGTCCTCTCAAACCACAGCCAGAAATCGCTCTAGTGCATGGAGAACAAGGAGGGTGGACAGAACAGCTCACCCTGCTGGTGCGACCTTCACCAGGACTCACAGGAGAGCACCACAGTCCTCATCTGGTCCTAGGCAGCCGGAGAGAGCTGTGGAAGGAGCTCCGCCTCTAGAGAGAAGACGTCAACACCAAACCAAACCTCAGGCTGACCAGAGAAACCGATACACACCAAAAATCT CGTCTGAGTCCGTTCATGTGGTGTCACTGCAGGCACAGAAGGCCCAGGGCCAGAGCGCACCCTCCAACCGAGCAGTCACCACCAAAACCCAAATCCCAG AGCCACCTGAATACGAAGCCCGGGACATCAGTGTCAGGGTCATGTCTCCAAAGTCTGTCCTGATCTCCTGGGTTGACCCTGCTGTTGAGATGGGAAAGGTTGACCCAGGGACATCCAG ATCATACACAGTTAAGTTCAGGGAAAAAGGCGAATCAGCACGCTGGGAGTACAAAGAAAGCACCCAGAGGAGAATGATGATCGACACCCTGTCTGCTGACGGCATGTACGAGTTCTCCATCAGAATTTCTCAGGGAGAAAAACACAGCAAGTGGAGCGTCTCAGTATTTCAGAGGACTCCTGAGTCGG CACCATCTGGACCACCTGAAAATTTCGAGGTCAAGCCATTACGAGGAAAGGGAACTGCTGTCACTGCAACTTGGGATCCTCCAGAGGAACCAAATGGCCGAATAAGAG AATACATCTTGTCTTATGCCCCTGCTATGAGACCATTTGGAATGAAAAGTGTCACATACCGTGGCAGCACCACTACGGCCACCATAGATGGCCTAACCCAAGGAGAACGTtatattttcaaaataagagccacTAACAGGAGAGGGATGGGACCACAAAGCAAGGCATTCAGCGTTGCCATGCCACAAG CCAACAGAGCTACCTCTTCCTTTTCAAAGTCCAAGGACACCCAGAGGACCACCCACCCTTCTTCCAAGCAAGATACTGATAATCCCAACTTTCAGTCAAAAGAAAAACCAGAGGAACCAACCACAACCCCTAAGTCACACCACGCTTCAAATGCCAGCAGGCGTGCACGTCCACTTTCACAGACACGTTCCTATCACAGTATCTTCTCTTCTGTCCGAGGCTCAGTCAGGAATGGAGTGAACAGAGTCTCAACCAGACCAAGAGCAAAAGAAGACGAAGAACAGGAACATGACAAAGTACCTACAACCCCACCTCCTGCAGAAGAGACAACCACAATGGAAGTTGTACCAGAGCCGGAACAACTTGACAATGATGTCTCCCTTTTATCCGAGGATGAAGTTGATTTTATTAAAGAACCATTGAGCACTGAAACCCCCAGCCTTAAAGTTTTCACACCCTCCCCAACCAAACCTGTGCTTCAAAGTCCTAAACGGCCAAACAGAAGGCCAGTAAAGATCAGGGTCCATCAAAAAGCTGGATCCAAGGATACTTCctcttcatcctcatcatcccCGTCCACCACCTCATCATTCTCTTCCTCACATACTCAAGATGTATCAGTGAGTAGAAAGGACCATGTAGACATTACATATCCCGAAACACGAAACATCTACAATAAGTCCAACACAACACTAGTAAAATCATCTTCTACGGGTCAAAAAGACATCAGTTCACATAAGACAGGCGCTACACCGGTAGGCACAAGCTCATCTTCAGCAGAAAGTAGCAGTAGTTCTGGTTCTAAATATGGTTTTGGCCGGAGGCAACCTGGAATTTTGTTTAGAGGGAATTTCACTCGATTGCTTAATGGCCACAAACCGACTGTGAACACACAGTTTAAACCAATCAGAACCCAGAGCCAAGTCACACTAAACACACTTAGTTCAGCCAAATCTCAGTCCACCCTACCAGAAAGAACACAACACCATGAAACATCAGATGGTTTAGATCCAACAAGGTCACCTTCAAGAAGTTCTTTAGACAGTCATGCAACATCTGATTCAAATGATTCAGACCAATCACTGCCTGGGTCTCATGGTACAAAAACGTCACTAGATACTTCATCTACTTCATCTACTTCACAGAGCAGTACAAGCCACCGATCGACTGTAGACACACAAGGTGCCTCTGAATCAGCTCCACGAAGAACATCTCACAGCTCAGCAACGTTACATACCGCACAGAGCTCACATGCATCACTGGACGGAAGGGCATCGTTCAGGGAGGGTAATGGAGACATGATATATAAACATGTAGAACACACAGAACCCAAACATGAAGAGCAAATTCTAAATTCTAAAGACCACGTCAAAGAGGAAGATGAGGACAAAAGAAAAGTCGAAACCACTAATAGAAAAACTATATCTTCTCGTACTAGAATCAGCTCTTCGTTTGCTGAAAAATTTCCCTGGCTGGCAAGTCGTTACCCGGGTAAATTTAGCACGAGCACAAGGACATCAACTACAAGGCAGAATGGGAGGACCCCTTGGACAAATTGGGTTTCATCATCTGTTGGGGCTGGTAGACCACTTTTGGTAGGAGCACCCACAAAAGTCCCAGGAGCTACAGGTACTTCAGGAGTATCTTTAaagcaagaaaccaaagaagaccTGAGGACTTCATCCAAATATGACTCATCGAAAAATAGTGTTGGAGTGAGTACAGTTAAGCCTGCTTTAAACAATCCAAGTACAGACACTAGTGACGCTAGGAATCCTCCTATTTTTTCATCTTCTGcaacttctacatctttcaagtctGGCTCCAACCCACTTAGAGAACCTACTGGTGATCCCATCCATAAAGAAATCTCAAATAGTGGTGATCATAATAAGGAAAATCTCAGCACAAGGGTTAGAGAAGGGAATGGAAAAATTCCAGATCACAAAGCAGCCCACACAAACTTTACATCTACTTTAGTTGTCCACAGGAATGGAGATGATGAGAAAGTGGACACAAGAGACATTTCATCCAGGACTTCTACAGGAGTCAATTCAAGTCAGCGCCGCTTTGGCGTTGGGATGAATGGAAGGGTGCGCTCTTCCCTTCTCACCAACAGACAGTTTGGTGGCTCGAGGCTTCCTGTCAGACAGGTGCAGAACTCTCGACTGGGTGGTGCAACGTCATCCTCCTTTGATTCCTCTTCTTCTGTAAATGTTCCCAAGCCAGTTTTAAACTCAGAGCAGGATGCAAGTAGTGATTCTAAAGCAACAAGGACATGGGGTGGTAACTCCCATGCAGCATCATCTACATCTAGAGATAGTTTGAGAACTCAAGGGACTAGGTCACGATATCCCATCATTAGAGGGAAACCAAACAACGGCGGAGGATTCAAACCGAGCAACGGAAACG CTGGTAAAATTGGACAGTCCAATTTAACTGACAAAGAGATCACTTCGTCTCGTGGAACTAGCAAGGCCTCTGGGCAGAAGTTCATCACTGGGCCTGACGGATCCAAATGG gtgattgacttggagCGAGGAATCCTCATGAACCAGGATGGGAAAGTTCTCCAAGACTCCCAAGGCAAGCCCAAGAGAGTGGTCCTCGGAGAAGATGGACGCACCATTTTTG ACCACATGGGTAGTCCCCTAGTAAGTCAGGAGGGCATCGCTCTGTTTGGCCATGGCAGAGATAGTCAACCTGTGATCAACCCAAAAGACAAGTTTCTCACAGTTGGGGGTAAACCTGTTCTTGGTTTGGACTTGCTTCGGCCAAGAACCTCCGTTGTTACCACCACAAAGGCTCCTACTACCACTGTTGAACCAACAACCATTGAATGGACAACGGAGGAGTTTACCACAGGGCTGCCGTACCCAACCTGTCCATCCGGAACCTTCTCCAAAACAGATGAATACGGATATCCAATTCTTGACCCAGAGGGAATTCTGGACTGTTATCCAGAAG AATCCTCAGGAATGGAAATGGACCACATGCCTACAGTGTCGATGGTGCCTGATGCTTTAGCTCTTGAGAAAG AAGAAATGTTTGTACATACCACCTTGTTACCAACTACCACCACAACCACCACCACGACTACTTCTACCACCACAACGGTCCCAACTCCAGAGCCTCACAACCAATCACCCAACAGAGGTCCATCATCCGAGTTTGATCTCAGTGGGAAGAAGCGCTTCACAG CTCCGTATGTGAACTACATCCAGAAGGATCCAGGTGCGCCCTGCTCCTTAACGGAGGCACTGGAGTTCCTTCAAGTTGACATCCTGGGAGACGTCATAGAAAAGGACAGCATGGCTTTAAATCAGAATCAGCCTCCCAAAAACAAACCTCAAAACCTCACTGTGGTCGCCATGGAGGGTTGCCACTCCTTCATCATTCTGGACTGGGCCCGGCCTCTGAAAGATGATATGGTGTCAG GCTACATGGTCCATAGTGCATCATATGATGATGTCCTTAACAACAGGTGGTCCACCAGAGCTTCCAGTGGGACACATCTGCCTGTGGAGAATCTCAAACCCAATTCCAG GTACTACTTCAAAGTTCAGGCCAAGAATGTGTTTGGTTTGGGACCGTTCAGTGAGACACTCACCTATGTAACTGAGTCAG ATGATCCGTTCCTTATTGAAAGGCCACCTG GTGGAGAACCAATCTGGATCCCATTCACCTTCAAGTAcaacccgatccacagcagctgtAAAGGCAGCCAGTATGTGAAGCGGACCTGGTACAGGAAGTTTGTGGGAGTCGTTCTGTGTAATTCGCTACGCTATAAGATCTTTATGGGAGACGGTCTGAGAG AACCCTTTTACAGTATAGGTGATTCACTCGGTCAGGGTGAAGACCACTGCCAGTTCGTGGACTCCTACAGGGATGGAAGAACCGGCCCGGTTGACTTTTCTAATAATCTCCCCTCAGCACAGG
- the fndc1 gene encoding fibronectin type III domain-containing protein 1 isoform X1, whose protein sequence is MALVARRTLIALFVTFCASRCGWAADKPLRPQNGKQTAVNKVLRETWQPSIHLDGRPVDGFAMSSSKPTRSHRFTKVSKDSRSHLLEDVDPELIKLDGFAVLVNTPVSNTSAGLLKSSQTTARNRSSAWRTRRVDRTAHPAGATFTRTHRRAPQSSSGPRQPERAVEGAPPLERRRQHQTKPQADQRNRYTPKISSESVHVVSLQAQKAQGQSAPSNRAVTTKTQIPEPPEYEARDISVRVMSPKSVLISWVDPAVEMGKVDPGTSRSYTVKFREKGESARWEYKESTQRRMMIDTLSADGMYEFSIRISQGEKHSKWSVSVFQRTPESAPSGPPENFEVKPLRGKGTAVTATWDPPEEPNGRIREYILSYAPAMRPFGMKSVTYRGSTTTATIDGLTQGERYIFKIRATNRRGMGPQSKAFSVAMPQANRATSSFSKSKDTQRTTHPSSKQDTDNPNFQSKEKPEEPTTTPKSHHASNASRRARPLSQTRSYHSIFSSVRGSVRNGVNRVSTRPRAKEDEEQEHDKVPTTPPPAEETTTMEVVPEPEQLDNDVSLLSEDEVDFIKEPLSTETPSLKVFTPSPTKPVLQSPKRPNRRPVKIRVHQKAGSKDTSSSSSSSPSTTSSFSSSHTQDVSVSRKDHVDITYPETRNIYNKSNTTLVKSSSTGQKDISSHKTGATPVGTSSSSAESSSSSGSKYGFGRRQPGILFRGNFTRLLNGHKPTVNTQFKPIRTQSQVTLNTLSSAKSQSTLPERTQHHETSDGLDPTRSPSRSSLDSHATSDSNDSDQSLPGSHGTKTSLDTSSTSSTSQSSTSHRSTVDTQGASESAPRRTSHSSATLHTAQSSHASLDGRASFREGNGDMIYKHVEHTEPKHEEQILNSKDHVKEEDEDKRKVETTNRKTISSRTRISSSFAEKFPWLASRYPGKFSTSTRTSTTRQNGRTPWTNWVSSSVGAGRPLLVGAPTKVPGATGTSGVSLKQETKEDLRTSSKYDSSKNSVGVSTVKPALNNPSTDTSDARNPPIFSSSATSTSFKSGSNPLREPTGDPIHKEISNSGDHNKENLSTRVREGNGKIPDHKAAHTNFTSTLVVHRNGDDEKVDTRDISSRTSTGVNSSQRRFGVGMNGRVRSSLLTNRQFGGSRLPVRQVQNSRLGGATSSSFDSSSSVNVPKPVLNSEQDASSDSKATRTWGGNSHAASSTSRDSLRTQGTRSRYPIIRGKPNNGGGFKPSNGNAGKIGQSNLTDKEITSSRGTSKASGQKFITGPDGSKWVIDLERGILMNQDGKVLQDSQGKPKRVVLGEDGRTIFDHMGSPLVSQEGIALFGHGRDSQPVINPKDKFLTVGGKPVLGLDLLRPRTSVVTTTKAPTTTVEPTTIEWTTEEFTTGLPYPTCPSGTFSKTDEYGYPILDPEGILDCYPEEESSGMEMDHMPTVSMVPDALALEKEEMFVHTTLLPTTTTTTTTTTSTTTTVPTPEPHNQSPNRGPSSEFDLSGKKRFTAPYVNYIQKDPGAPCSLTEALEFLQVDILGDVIEKDSMALNQNQPPKNKPQNLTVVAMEGCHSFIILDWARPLKDDMVSGYMVHSASYDDVLNNRWSTRASSGTHLPVENLKPNSRYYFKVQAKNVFGLGPFSETLTYVTESDDPFLIERPPGGEPIWIPFTFKYNPIHSSCKGSQYVKRTWYRKFVGVVLCNSLRYKIFMGDGLREPFYSIGDSLGQGEDHCQFVDSYRDGRTGPVDFSNNLPSAQGYYRAYRQEPVTFGVVGRRTAYPFVGWYECGVPIPGKW, encoded by the exons GGTTGTTGAAGTCCTCTCAAACCACAGCCAGAAATCGCTCTAGTGCATGGAGAACAAGGAGGGTGGACAGAACAGCTCACCCTGCTGGTGCGACCTTCACCAGGACTCACAGGAGAGCACCACAGTCCTCATCTGGTCCTAGGCAGCCGGAGAGAGCTGTGGAAGGAGCTCCGCCTCTAGAGAGAAGACGTCAACACCAAACCAAACCTCAGGCTGACCAGAGAAACCGATACACACCAAAAATCT CGTCTGAGTCCGTTCATGTGGTGTCACTGCAGGCACAGAAGGCCCAGGGCCAGAGCGCACCCTCCAACCGAGCAGTCACCACCAAAACCCAAATCCCAG AGCCACCTGAATACGAAGCCCGGGACATCAGTGTCAGGGTCATGTCTCCAAAGTCTGTCCTGATCTCCTGGGTTGACCCTGCTGTTGAGATGGGAAAGGTTGACCCAGGGACATCCAG ATCATACACAGTTAAGTTCAGGGAAAAAGGCGAATCAGCACGCTGGGAGTACAAAGAAAGCACCCAGAGGAGAATGATGATCGACACCCTGTCTGCTGACGGCATGTACGAGTTCTCCATCAGAATTTCTCAGGGAGAAAAACACAGCAAGTGGAGCGTCTCAGTATTTCAGAGGACTCCTGAGTCGG CACCATCTGGACCACCTGAAAATTTCGAGGTCAAGCCATTACGAGGAAAGGGAACTGCTGTCACTGCAACTTGGGATCCTCCAGAGGAACCAAATGGCCGAATAAGAG AATACATCTTGTCTTATGCCCCTGCTATGAGACCATTTGGAATGAAAAGTGTCACATACCGTGGCAGCACCACTACGGCCACCATAGATGGCCTAACCCAAGGAGAACGTtatattttcaaaataagagccacTAACAGGAGAGGGATGGGACCACAAAGCAAGGCATTCAGCGTTGCCATGCCACAAG CCAACAGAGCTACCTCTTCCTTTTCAAAGTCCAAGGACACCCAGAGGACCACCCACCCTTCTTCCAAGCAAGATACTGATAATCCCAACTTTCAGTCAAAAGAAAAACCAGAGGAACCAACCACAACCCCTAAGTCACACCACGCTTCAAATGCCAGCAGGCGTGCACGTCCACTTTCACAGACACGTTCCTATCACAGTATCTTCTCTTCTGTCCGAGGCTCAGTCAGGAATGGAGTGAACAGAGTCTCAACCAGACCAAGAGCAAAAGAAGACGAAGAACAGGAACATGACAAAGTACCTACAACCCCACCTCCTGCAGAAGAGACAACCACAATGGAAGTTGTACCAGAGCCGGAACAACTTGACAATGATGTCTCCCTTTTATCCGAGGATGAAGTTGATTTTATTAAAGAACCATTGAGCACTGAAACCCCCAGCCTTAAAGTTTTCACACCCTCCCCAACCAAACCTGTGCTTCAAAGTCCTAAACGGCCAAACAGAAGGCCAGTAAAGATCAGGGTCCATCAAAAAGCTGGATCCAAGGATACTTCctcttcatcctcatcatcccCGTCCACCACCTCATCATTCTCTTCCTCACATACTCAAGATGTATCAGTGAGTAGAAAGGACCATGTAGACATTACATATCCCGAAACACGAAACATCTACAATAAGTCCAACACAACACTAGTAAAATCATCTTCTACGGGTCAAAAAGACATCAGTTCACATAAGACAGGCGCTACACCGGTAGGCACAAGCTCATCTTCAGCAGAAAGTAGCAGTAGTTCTGGTTCTAAATATGGTTTTGGCCGGAGGCAACCTGGAATTTTGTTTAGAGGGAATTTCACTCGATTGCTTAATGGCCACAAACCGACTGTGAACACACAGTTTAAACCAATCAGAACCCAGAGCCAAGTCACACTAAACACACTTAGTTCAGCCAAATCTCAGTCCACCCTACCAGAAAGAACACAACACCATGAAACATCAGATGGTTTAGATCCAACAAGGTCACCTTCAAGAAGTTCTTTAGACAGTCATGCAACATCTGATTCAAATGATTCAGACCAATCACTGCCTGGGTCTCATGGTACAAAAACGTCACTAGATACTTCATCTACTTCATCTACTTCACAGAGCAGTACAAGCCACCGATCGACTGTAGACACACAAGGTGCCTCTGAATCAGCTCCACGAAGAACATCTCACAGCTCAGCAACGTTACATACCGCACAGAGCTCACATGCATCACTGGACGGAAGGGCATCGTTCAGGGAGGGTAATGGAGACATGATATATAAACATGTAGAACACACAGAACCCAAACATGAAGAGCAAATTCTAAATTCTAAAGACCACGTCAAAGAGGAAGATGAGGACAAAAGAAAAGTCGAAACCACTAATAGAAAAACTATATCTTCTCGTACTAGAATCAGCTCTTCGTTTGCTGAAAAATTTCCCTGGCTGGCAAGTCGTTACCCGGGTAAATTTAGCACGAGCACAAGGACATCAACTACAAGGCAGAATGGGAGGACCCCTTGGACAAATTGGGTTTCATCATCTGTTGGGGCTGGTAGACCACTTTTGGTAGGAGCACCCACAAAAGTCCCAGGAGCTACAGGTACTTCAGGAGTATCTTTAaagcaagaaaccaaagaagaccTGAGGACTTCATCCAAATATGACTCATCGAAAAATAGTGTTGGAGTGAGTACAGTTAAGCCTGCTTTAAACAATCCAAGTACAGACACTAGTGACGCTAGGAATCCTCCTATTTTTTCATCTTCTGcaacttctacatctttcaagtctGGCTCCAACCCACTTAGAGAACCTACTGGTGATCCCATCCATAAAGAAATCTCAAATAGTGGTGATCATAATAAGGAAAATCTCAGCACAAGGGTTAGAGAAGGGAATGGAAAAATTCCAGATCACAAAGCAGCCCACACAAACTTTACATCTACTTTAGTTGTCCACAGGAATGGAGATGATGAGAAAGTGGACACAAGAGACATTTCATCCAGGACTTCTACAGGAGTCAATTCAAGTCAGCGCCGCTTTGGCGTTGGGATGAATGGAAGGGTGCGCTCTTCCCTTCTCACCAACAGACAGTTTGGTGGCTCGAGGCTTCCTGTCAGACAGGTGCAGAACTCTCGACTGGGTGGTGCAACGTCATCCTCCTTTGATTCCTCTTCTTCTGTAAATGTTCCCAAGCCAGTTTTAAACTCAGAGCAGGATGCAAGTAGTGATTCTAAAGCAACAAGGACATGGGGTGGTAACTCCCATGCAGCATCATCTACATCTAGAGATAGTTTGAGAACTCAAGGGACTAGGTCACGATATCCCATCATTAGAGGGAAACCAAACAACGGCGGAGGATTCAAACCGAGCAACGGAAACG CTGGTAAAATTGGACAGTCCAATTTAACTGACAAAGAGATCACTTCGTCTCGTGGAACTAGCAAGGCCTCTGGGCAGAAGTTCATCACTGGGCCTGACGGATCCAAATGG gtgattgacttggagCGAGGAATCCTCATGAACCAGGATGGGAAAGTTCTCCAAGACTCCCAAGGCAAGCCCAAGAGAGTGGTCCTCGGAGAAGATGGACGCACCATTTTTG ACCACATGGGTAGTCCCCTAGTAAGTCAGGAGGGCATCGCTCTGTTTGGCCATGGCAGAGATAGTCAACCTGTGATCAACCCAAAAGACAAGTTTCTCACAGTTGGGGGTAAACCTGTTCTTGGTTTGGACTTGCTTCGGCCAAGAACCTCCGTTGTTACCACCACAAAGGCTCCTACTACCACTGTTGAACCAACAACCATTGAATGGACAACGGAGGAGTTTACCACAGGGCTGCCGTACCCAACCTGTCCATCCGGAACCTTCTCCAAAACAGATGAATACGGATATCCAATTCTTGACCCAGAGGGAATTCTGGACTGTTATCCAGAAG AAGAATCCTCAGGAATGGAAATGGACCACATGCCTACAGTGTCGATGGTGCCTGATGCTTTAGCTCTTGAGAAAG AAGAAATGTTTGTACATACCACCTTGTTACCAACTACCACCACAACCACCACCACGACTACTTCTACCACCACAACGGTCCCAACTCCAGAGCCTCACAACCAATCACCCAACAGAGGTCCATCATCCGAGTTTGATCTCAGTGGGAAGAAGCGCTTCACAG CTCCGTATGTGAACTACATCCAGAAGGATCCAGGTGCGCCCTGCTCCTTAACGGAGGCACTGGAGTTCCTTCAAGTTGACATCCTGGGAGACGTCATAGAAAAGGACAGCATGGCTTTAAATCAGAATCAGCCTCCCAAAAACAAACCTCAAAACCTCACTGTGGTCGCCATGGAGGGTTGCCACTCCTTCATCATTCTGGACTGGGCCCGGCCTCTGAAAGATGATATGGTGTCAG GCTACATGGTCCATAGTGCATCATATGATGATGTCCTTAACAACAGGTGGTCCACCAGAGCTTCCAGTGGGACACATCTGCCTGTGGAGAATCTCAAACCCAATTCCAG GTACTACTTCAAAGTTCAGGCCAAGAATGTGTTTGGTTTGGGACCGTTCAGTGAGACACTCACCTATGTAACTGAGTCAG ATGATCCGTTCCTTATTGAAAGGCCACCTG GTGGAGAACCAATCTGGATCCCATTCACCTTCAAGTAcaacccgatccacagcagctgtAAAGGCAGCCAGTATGTGAAGCGGACCTGGTACAGGAAGTTTGTGGGAGTCGTTCTGTGTAATTCGCTACGCTATAAGATCTTTATGGGAGACGGTCTGAGAG AACCCTTTTACAGTATAGGTGATTCACTCGGTCAGGGTGAAGACCACTGCCAGTTCGTGGACTCCTACAGGGATGGAAGAACCGGCCCGGTTGACTTTTCTAATAATCTCCCCTCAGCACAGG